One region of Astyanax mexicanus isolate ESR-SI-001 chromosome 15, AstMex3_surface, whole genome shotgun sequence genomic DNA includes:
- the sun1a gene encoding SUN domain-containing protein 1 isoform X2, which produces MSVDDRWDLESWGWTLLSSYSTTALDYEREHRLAPVFDSPRMSRRSLRLHAGSTHYRDDSLLDSSHNHSISYSSGGSVHQESKTLKSRRSHRSSAGSGSLLQTPVKSQSTSVLQAHNSSLRSCTASDASLLSSLLDESCIQERTLVDSFWGLDEDGDLKDQTVHVERSFTSVNNGDMNTSSQSQKTTMNSTYICKDCASTRTDGRDTLLAYSSSKPCISTSCSYFSSSAQHLATEDGASSPYTTVYSREKSRRHKSGVLGLLSEYCLHYSRKAATSVVCMFTLLMQSILTKTSHKGQALQSVTNWCVSVFRRVASSSAAALTLLSGSALLKASSNVNANGGHAGYCGTMNVNELVTQTEHQTLSGPLCDDCKGKQTLKTSVVSTHSSRAQQLLGALWFLVIFTGSSLLRAGQRLLSAGWLITRKILSVMYLAAVSPGKVASGAFWWLGTAWYQLVMLMSLLNVFILTRCLPILRKLLLILLPFLLLFALWYWGLSGLWAILPAANTTVWRTDSTLDSTTTAHTPIDTASEGHPGITPPYQHYEGKTEVSAAHLERLERLEKSLSQLWEQVAATGSKQEERHGEVLSLYSVLKDELDKNTDRDSLSLWINNLMEQRVGLLRTEMEKETQQTQQNQNEFKEENRAQELRLAKVEELIRNVALKTEELQRTQEVKAPAIVSGETDEASYLALLAEVRRLEEALGGIKTDLQGVMGCKGRCEHLDSLHDTVSEQVRQELRSLLYGRDQEAGTELPESLLQWLSTRFVSSSDLQASLAALERSILGNVSLQVEQTQQKPCAETVTKAVLKTTGDAGLSETQVQLIVQNALKLYSQDRIGLVDYALESGGGSVLSTRCSETYETKTALMSLFGLPLWYFSQSPRAVIQPDVHPGNCWAFRGSHGYLVIRLSMKIVPTAFSVEHIPKTLSPTGNISSAPRNFTVYGLEDEQQEEGQILGRYVYQEDGEPLQTYHVTDNTKAYQIIELRVLSNWGHPEYTCLYRFRVHGEPAQQ; this is translated from the exons ATGAGCGTTGACGACAGGTGGGATCTGGAGAGCTGGGGCTGGACTCTGCT CTCCAGCTACTCCACAACAGCGCTGGATTACGAGAGGGAGCATCGACTGGCTCCCGTGTTTGACTCACCCAGGATGTCACGCCGCAGCCTTCGGCTGCACGCAGGCAGCACTCACTACCGTGATGACAGCTTACTGGACTCTTCACACAACCACAGCATCTCCTACAGTTCTGGAGGTTCTGTTCATCAGGAGAGCAA gACCTTAAAGAGCAGGAGGTCTCATCGCTCCTCAGCCGGTTCAGGCTCGCTGCTTCAGACTCCAGTAAAGAGTCAGTCTACCTCTGTGCTGCAGGCTCACAACAGCAGCCTGCGCAGCTGCACTGCCAGCGATGCCTCACTCCTGTCGTCCCTGCTTGACGAGTCGTGCATACAGGAGCGCACTCTCGTTGACAGCTTCTGGG gATTGGATGAGGATGGAGATCTCAAAG ATCAGACTGTCCACGTGGAGCGCAGCTTCACTTCGGTGAACAACGGTGATATGAACACTTCTTCTCAGTCTCAGAAAACCACTATGAACAGCACTTACATCTGCAAGGACTGCGCCTCCACCCGCACTGACGGTCGAGACACTTTGCTGGCCTACTCTTCCTCCAAACCCTGCATATCCACCTCCTGCTCCTACTTCTCCTCGTCTGCTCAGCATCTTGCCACTGAGGATGGAGCCTCCTCTCCCTACACTACAGTATACAGCAGAGAGAAGAGCCGCCGACACAAATCCG GTGTGCTGGGGTTGCTCTCGGAGTACTGCCTGCATTATAGCAGAAAAGCTGCTACCTCTGTAGTGTGTATGTTCACACTGCTCATGCAGAGCATTCTGACGAAGACCTCTCACAAGGGCCAAG CCCTGCAGTCAGTGACCaactggtgtgtgagtgtgttcaggAGAGTGGCCAGTTCCTCTGCAGCAGCCCTCACACTGCTGTCTGGGTCTGCTCTGCTGAAAGCTTCCAGCAATGTCAATGCTAATGGAG GTCACGCTGGTTATTGTGGGACCATGAATGTAAATGAACTGGTGACTCAGACGGAACACCAAACTCTCAGTGGCCCCCTGT GTGACGACTGTAAAGGGAAGCAGACTCTGAAGACGAGTGTGGTCAGCACACATTCATCCAGGGCTCAGCAGCTCTTAGGGGCTCTGTGGTTCCTTGTAATTTTCACAG GCAGCAGTCTGCTGAGGGCGGGGCAGAGGCTTCTTTCAGCAGGCTGGCTTATCACACGGAAGATTCTGTCTGTCATGTATTTGGCTGCCGTGTCTCCAG GCAAGGTAGCTTCAGGAGCATTCTGGTGGCTGGGAACAGCATGGTACCAGCTTGTGATGCTCATGTCTCTGCTGAACGTCTTTATTTTGACAAG GTGCCTACCCATATTGCGTAAGCTTCTTCTGATACTTCTTCCTTTTCTGCTGCTGTTTG CTCTTTGGTACTGGGGTCTGTCTGGTCTCTGGGCCATTTTGCCTGCAGCTAACACGACTGTGTGGAGGACTGACTCTACGCTTGACTCCACCACAACAGCGCACACACCTATCGATACAGCTAGTGAAGGTCATCCTGGCATCACTCCACCATATCAACACTATGAG GGTAAGACTGAAGTATCTGCAGCACACTTGGAGAGGCTGGAACGATTAGAGAAGAGCCTGTCACAACTGTGGGAGCAGGTAGCAGCAACGGGCAGCAAGCAGGAGGAGCGCCACGGAGAGGTACTCAGTCTCTACAGTGTTCTGAAAGACGAGCTAGACAAGAACACAGACAGAGACAGCCTGAGCCTGTGGATAAACAATCTAATGGAGCAAAGAGTCGGCCTGCTGAGgacagaaatggagaaggagacACAGCAGACGCAGCAG AATCAAAACGAGTTCAAAGAAGAGAATCGGGCTCAGGAGTTACGGCTTGCCAAAGTTGAAGAGCTTATTAGGAACGTGGCGCTCAAAACAGAG GAGTTACAGAGAACACAAGAGGTCAAAGCTCCAGCCATTGTCAG TGGGGAAACGGATGAGGCGTCCTATTTGGCTCTGTTGGCGGAGGTGCGCCGGCTGGAAGAGGCCCTGGGAGGAATCAAGACTGACCTTCAGGGAGTGATGGGCTGTAAGGGCAGATGTGAACATCTGGACTCTTTACATGACACA GTGTCTGAGCAGGTTAGACAGGAGCTGCGGTCTCTGCTGTACGGCCGAGACCAGGAAGCAGGAACTGAGCTGCCGGAGTCTTTGCTGCAGTGGCTGTCGACTCGATTTGTGAGCAGCTCAGACCTGCAGGCATCACTCGCTGCCCTGGAGAGGAGCATTCTGGGTAACGTGTCTCTGCAGGTGGAGCAGACGCAGCAGAAGCCCTGTGCAGAAACTGTCACTAAGGCTGTGCTAAAAACCACTGGCGATGCAGGCTTATCAGAAACG CAAGTGCAGCTGATTGTGCAGAATGCTCTGAAGCTCTATTCACAGGATCGCATTGGACTTGTGGATTATGCTCTGGAGTCTGGAG GTGGCAGTGTACTGAGTACGCGTTGTTCAGAGACCTACGAGACCAAAACTGCACTGATGAGTCTGTTTGGCCTGCCGCTGTGGTACTTCTCTCAGTCTCCTCGTGCTGTCATACAG CCGGATGTACATCCTGGTAACTGCTGGGCATTTAGAGGTTCTCATGGATATCTTGTGATCCGTCTCTCCATGAAGATCGTGCCCACAGCCTTTTCTGTGGAGCACATCCCCAAAACCCTCTCACCGACCGGCAACATCAGCAGTGCTCCACGGAACTTCACTGTCTAT
- the sun1a gene encoding SUN domain-containing protein 1 isoform X1, translated as MAFSRVRTHTTQELEAENTGYTYSLSSSYSTTALDYEREHRLAPVFDSPRMSRRSLRLHAGSTHYRDDSLLDSSHNHSISYSSGGSVHQESKTLKSRRSHRSSAGSGSLLQTPVKSQSTSVLQAHNSSLRSCTASDASLLSSLLDESCIQERTLVDSFWGLDEDGDLKDQTVHVERSFTSVNNGDMNTSSQSQKTTMNSTYICKDCASTRTDGRDTLLAYSSSKPCISTSCSYFSSSAQHLATEDGASSPYTTVYSREKSRRHKSGVLGLLSEYCLHYSRKAATSVVCMFTLLMQSILTKTSHKGQALQSVTNWCVSVFRRVASSSAAALTLLSGSALLKASSNVNANGGHAGYCGTMNVNELVTQTEHQTLSGPLCDDCKGKQTLKTSVVSTHSSRAQQLLGALWFLVIFTGSSLLRAGQRLLSAGWLITRKILSVMYLAAVSPGKVASGAFWWLGTAWYQLVMLMSLLNVFILTRCLPILRKLLLILLPFLLLFALWYWGLSGLWAILPAANTTVWRTDSTLDSTTTAHTPIDTASEGHPGITPPYQHYEGKTEVSAAHLERLERLEKSLSQLWEQVAATGSKQEERHGEVLSLYSVLKDELDKNTDRDSLSLWINNLMEQRVGLLRTEMEKETQQTQQNQNEFKEENRAQELRLAKVEELIRNVALKTEELQRTQEVKAPAIVSGETDEASYLALLAEVRRLEEALGGIKTDLQGVMGCKGRCEHLDSLHDTVSEQVRQELRSLLYGRDQEAGTELPESLLQWLSTRFVSSSDLQASLAALERSILGNVSLQVEQTQQKPCAETVTKAVLKTTGDAGLSETQVQLIVQNALKLYSQDRIGLVDYALESGGGSVLSTRCSETYETKTALMSLFGLPLWYFSQSPRAVIQPDVHPGNCWAFRGSHGYLVIRLSMKIVPTAFSVEHIPKTLSPTGNISSAPRNFTVYGLEDEQQEEGQILGRYVYQEDGEPLQTYHVTDNTKAYQIIELRVLSNWGHPEYTCLYRFRVHGEPAQQ; from the exons CTCCAGCTACTCCACAACAGCGCTGGATTACGAGAGGGAGCATCGACTGGCTCCCGTGTTTGACTCACCCAGGATGTCACGCCGCAGCCTTCGGCTGCACGCAGGCAGCACTCACTACCGTGATGACAGCTTACTGGACTCTTCACACAACCACAGCATCTCCTACAGTTCTGGAGGTTCTGTTCATCAGGAGAGCAA gACCTTAAAGAGCAGGAGGTCTCATCGCTCCTCAGCCGGTTCAGGCTCGCTGCTTCAGACTCCAGTAAAGAGTCAGTCTACCTCTGTGCTGCAGGCTCACAACAGCAGCCTGCGCAGCTGCACTGCCAGCGATGCCTCACTCCTGTCGTCCCTGCTTGACGAGTCGTGCATACAGGAGCGCACTCTCGTTGACAGCTTCTGGG gATTGGATGAGGATGGAGATCTCAAAG ATCAGACTGTCCACGTGGAGCGCAGCTTCACTTCGGTGAACAACGGTGATATGAACACTTCTTCTCAGTCTCAGAAAACCACTATGAACAGCACTTACATCTGCAAGGACTGCGCCTCCACCCGCACTGACGGTCGAGACACTTTGCTGGCCTACTCTTCCTCCAAACCCTGCATATCCACCTCCTGCTCCTACTTCTCCTCGTCTGCTCAGCATCTTGCCACTGAGGATGGAGCCTCCTCTCCCTACACTACAGTATACAGCAGAGAGAAGAGCCGCCGACACAAATCCG GTGTGCTGGGGTTGCTCTCGGAGTACTGCCTGCATTATAGCAGAAAAGCTGCTACCTCTGTAGTGTGTATGTTCACACTGCTCATGCAGAGCATTCTGACGAAGACCTCTCACAAGGGCCAAG CCCTGCAGTCAGTGACCaactggtgtgtgagtgtgttcaggAGAGTGGCCAGTTCCTCTGCAGCAGCCCTCACACTGCTGTCTGGGTCTGCTCTGCTGAAAGCTTCCAGCAATGTCAATGCTAATGGAG GTCACGCTGGTTATTGTGGGACCATGAATGTAAATGAACTGGTGACTCAGACGGAACACCAAACTCTCAGTGGCCCCCTGT GTGACGACTGTAAAGGGAAGCAGACTCTGAAGACGAGTGTGGTCAGCACACATTCATCCAGGGCTCAGCAGCTCTTAGGGGCTCTGTGGTTCCTTGTAATTTTCACAG GCAGCAGTCTGCTGAGGGCGGGGCAGAGGCTTCTTTCAGCAGGCTGGCTTATCACACGGAAGATTCTGTCTGTCATGTATTTGGCTGCCGTGTCTCCAG GCAAGGTAGCTTCAGGAGCATTCTGGTGGCTGGGAACAGCATGGTACCAGCTTGTGATGCTCATGTCTCTGCTGAACGTCTTTATTTTGACAAG GTGCCTACCCATATTGCGTAAGCTTCTTCTGATACTTCTTCCTTTTCTGCTGCTGTTTG CTCTTTGGTACTGGGGTCTGTCTGGTCTCTGGGCCATTTTGCCTGCAGCTAACACGACTGTGTGGAGGACTGACTCTACGCTTGACTCCACCACAACAGCGCACACACCTATCGATACAGCTAGTGAAGGTCATCCTGGCATCACTCCACCATATCAACACTATGAG GGTAAGACTGAAGTATCTGCAGCACACTTGGAGAGGCTGGAACGATTAGAGAAGAGCCTGTCACAACTGTGGGAGCAGGTAGCAGCAACGGGCAGCAAGCAGGAGGAGCGCCACGGAGAGGTACTCAGTCTCTACAGTGTTCTGAAAGACGAGCTAGACAAGAACACAGACAGAGACAGCCTGAGCCTGTGGATAAACAATCTAATGGAGCAAAGAGTCGGCCTGCTGAGgacagaaatggagaaggagacACAGCAGACGCAGCAG AATCAAAACGAGTTCAAAGAAGAGAATCGGGCTCAGGAGTTACGGCTTGCCAAAGTTGAAGAGCTTATTAGGAACGTGGCGCTCAAAACAGAG GAGTTACAGAGAACACAAGAGGTCAAAGCTCCAGCCATTGTCAG TGGGGAAACGGATGAGGCGTCCTATTTGGCTCTGTTGGCGGAGGTGCGCCGGCTGGAAGAGGCCCTGGGAGGAATCAAGACTGACCTTCAGGGAGTGATGGGCTGTAAGGGCAGATGTGAACATCTGGACTCTTTACATGACACA GTGTCTGAGCAGGTTAGACAGGAGCTGCGGTCTCTGCTGTACGGCCGAGACCAGGAAGCAGGAACTGAGCTGCCGGAGTCTTTGCTGCAGTGGCTGTCGACTCGATTTGTGAGCAGCTCAGACCTGCAGGCATCACTCGCTGCCCTGGAGAGGAGCATTCTGGGTAACGTGTCTCTGCAGGTGGAGCAGACGCAGCAGAAGCCCTGTGCAGAAACTGTCACTAAGGCTGTGCTAAAAACCACTGGCGATGCAGGCTTATCAGAAACG CAAGTGCAGCTGATTGTGCAGAATGCTCTGAAGCTCTATTCACAGGATCGCATTGGACTTGTGGATTATGCTCTGGAGTCTGGAG GTGGCAGTGTACTGAGTACGCGTTGTTCAGAGACCTACGAGACCAAAACTGCACTGATGAGTCTGTTTGGCCTGCCGCTGTGGTACTTCTCTCAGTCTCCTCGTGCTGTCATACAG CCGGATGTACATCCTGGTAACTGCTGGGCATTTAGAGGTTCTCATGGATATCTTGTGATCCGTCTCTCCATGAAGATCGTGCCCACAGCCTTTTCTGTGGAGCACATCCCCAAAACCCTCTCACCGACCGGCAACATCAGCAGTGCTCCACGGAACTTCACTGTCTAT
- the sun1a gene encoding SUN domain-containing protein 1 isoform X5 translates to MAFSRVRTHTTQELEAENTGYTYSLSSSYSTTALDYEREHRLAPVFDSPRMSRRSLRLHAGSTHYRDDSLLDSSHNHSISYSSGGSVHQESKTLKSRRSHRSSAGSGSLLQTPVKSQSTSVLQAHNSSLRSCTASDASLLSSLLDESCIQERTLVDSFWGLDEDGDLKDQTVHVERSFTSVNNGDMNTSSQSQKTTMNSTYICKDCASTRTDGRDTLLAYSSSKPCISTSCSYFSSSAQHLATEDGASSPYTTVYSREKSRRHKSGVLGLLSEYCLHYSRKAATSVVCMFTLLMQSILTKTSHKGQALQSVTNWCVSVFRRVASSSAAALTLLSGSALLKASSNVNANGGHAGYCGTMNVNELVTQTEHQTLSGPLCKVASGAFWWLGTAWYQLVMLMSLLNVFILTRCLPILRKLLLILLPFLLLFALWYWGLSGLWAILPAANTTVWRTDSTLDSTTTAHTPIDTASEGHPGITPPYQHYEGKTEVSAAHLERLERLEKSLSQLWEQVAATGSKQEERHGEVLSLYSVLKDELDKNTDRDSLSLWINNLMEQRVGLLRTEMEKETQQTQQNQNEFKEENRAQELRLAKVEELIRNVALKTEELQRTQEVKAPAIVSGETDEASYLALLAEVRRLEEALGGIKTDLQGVMGCKGRCEHLDSLHDTVSEQVRQELRSLLYGRDQEAGTELPESLLQWLSTRFVSSSDLQASLAALERSILGNVSLQVEQTQQKPCAETVTKAVLKTTGDAGLSETQVQLIVQNALKLYSQDRIGLVDYALESGGGSVLSTRCSETYETKTALMSLFGLPLWYFSQSPRAVIQPDVHPGNCWAFRGSHGYLVIRLSMKIVPTAFSVEHIPKTLSPTGNISSAPRNFTVYGLEDEQQEEGQILGRYVYQEDGEPLQTYHVTDNTKAYQIIELRVLSNWGHPEYTCLYRFRVHGEPAQQ, encoded by the exons CTCCAGCTACTCCACAACAGCGCTGGATTACGAGAGGGAGCATCGACTGGCTCCCGTGTTTGACTCACCCAGGATGTCACGCCGCAGCCTTCGGCTGCACGCAGGCAGCACTCACTACCGTGATGACAGCTTACTGGACTCTTCACACAACCACAGCATCTCCTACAGTTCTGGAGGTTCTGTTCATCAGGAGAGCAA gACCTTAAAGAGCAGGAGGTCTCATCGCTCCTCAGCCGGTTCAGGCTCGCTGCTTCAGACTCCAGTAAAGAGTCAGTCTACCTCTGTGCTGCAGGCTCACAACAGCAGCCTGCGCAGCTGCACTGCCAGCGATGCCTCACTCCTGTCGTCCCTGCTTGACGAGTCGTGCATACAGGAGCGCACTCTCGTTGACAGCTTCTGGG gATTGGATGAGGATGGAGATCTCAAAG ATCAGACTGTCCACGTGGAGCGCAGCTTCACTTCGGTGAACAACGGTGATATGAACACTTCTTCTCAGTCTCAGAAAACCACTATGAACAGCACTTACATCTGCAAGGACTGCGCCTCCACCCGCACTGACGGTCGAGACACTTTGCTGGCCTACTCTTCCTCCAAACCCTGCATATCCACCTCCTGCTCCTACTTCTCCTCGTCTGCTCAGCATCTTGCCACTGAGGATGGAGCCTCCTCTCCCTACACTACAGTATACAGCAGAGAGAAGAGCCGCCGACACAAATCCG GTGTGCTGGGGTTGCTCTCGGAGTACTGCCTGCATTATAGCAGAAAAGCTGCTACCTCTGTAGTGTGTATGTTCACACTGCTCATGCAGAGCATTCTGACGAAGACCTCTCACAAGGGCCAAG CCCTGCAGTCAGTGACCaactggtgtgtgagtgtgttcaggAGAGTGGCCAGTTCCTCTGCAGCAGCCCTCACACTGCTGTCTGGGTCTGCTCTGCTGAAAGCTTCCAGCAATGTCAATGCTAATGGAG GTCACGCTGGTTATTGTGGGACCATGAATGTAAATGAACTGGTGACTCAGACGGAACACCAAACTCTCAGTGGCCCCCTGT GCAAGGTAGCTTCAGGAGCATTCTGGTGGCTGGGAACAGCATGGTACCAGCTTGTGATGCTCATGTCTCTGCTGAACGTCTTTATTTTGACAAG GTGCCTACCCATATTGCGTAAGCTTCTTCTGATACTTCTTCCTTTTCTGCTGCTGTTTG CTCTTTGGTACTGGGGTCTGTCTGGTCTCTGGGCCATTTTGCCTGCAGCTAACACGACTGTGTGGAGGACTGACTCTACGCTTGACTCCACCACAACAGCGCACACACCTATCGATACAGCTAGTGAAGGTCATCCTGGCATCACTCCACCATATCAACACTATGAG GGTAAGACTGAAGTATCTGCAGCACACTTGGAGAGGCTGGAACGATTAGAGAAGAGCCTGTCACAACTGTGGGAGCAGGTAGCAGCAACGGGCAGCAAGCAGGAGGAGCGCCACGGAGAGGTACTCAGTCTCTACAGTGTTCTGAAAGACGAGCTAGACAAGAACACAGACAGAGACAGCCTGAGCCTGTGGATAAACAATCTAATGGAGCAAAGAGTCGGCCTGCTGAGgacagaaatggagaaggagacACAGCAGACGCAGCAG AATCAAAACGAGTTCAAAGAAGAGAATCGGGCTCAGGAGTTACGGCTTGCCAAAGTTGAAGAGCTTATTAGGAACGTGGCGCTCAAAACAGAG GAGTTACAGAGAACACAAGAGGTCAAAGCTCCAGCCATTGTCAG TGGGGAAACGGATGAGGCGTCCTATTTGGCTCTGTTGGCGGAGGTGCGCCGGCTGGAAGAGGCCCTGGGAGGAATCAAGACTGACCTTCAGGGAGTGATGGGCTGTAAGGGCAGATGTGAACATCTGGACTCTTTACATGACACA GTGTCTGAGCAGGTTAGACAGGAGCTGCGGTCTCTGCTGTACGGCCGAGACCAGGAAGCAGGAACTGAGCTGCCGGAGTCTTTGCTGCAGTGGCTGTCGACTCGATTTGTGAGCAGCTCAGACCTGCAGGCATCACTCGCTGCCCTGGAGAGGAGCATTCTGGGTAACGTGTCTCTGCAGGTGGAGCAGACGCAGCAGAAGCCCTGTGCAGAAACTGTCACTAAGGCTGTGCTAAAAACCACTGGCGATGCAGGCTTATCAGAAACG CAAGTGCAGCTGATTGTGCAGAATGCTCTGAAGCTCTATTCACAGGATCGCATTGGACTTGTGGATTATGCTCTGGAGTCTGGAG GTGGCAGTGTACTGAGTACGCGTTGTTCAGAGACCTACGAGACCAAAACTGCACTGATGAGTCTGTTTGGCCTGCCGCTGTGGTACTTCTCTCAGTCTCCTCGTGCTGTCATACAG CCGGATGTACATCCTGGTAACTGCTGGGCATTTAGAGGTTCTCATGGATATCTTGTGATCCGTCTCTCCATGAAGATCGTGCCCACAGCCTTTTCTGTGGAGCACATCCCCAAAACCCTCTCACCGACCGGCAACATCAGCAGTGCTCCACGGAACTTCACTGTCTAT
- the sun1a gene encoding SUN domain-containing protein 1 isoform X3, whose translation MAFSRVRTHTTQELEAENTGYTYSLSSSYSTTALDYEREHRLAPVFDSPRMSRRSLRLHAGSTHYRDDSLLDSSHNHSISYSSGGSVHQESKTLKSRRSHRSSAGSGSLLQTPVKSQSTSVLQAHNSSLRSCTASDASLLSSLLDESCIQERTLVDSFWGLDEDGDLKDQTVHVERSFTSVNNGDMNTSSQSQKTTMNSTYICKDCASTRTDGRDTLLAYSSSKPCISTSCSYFSSSAQHLATEDGASSPYTTVYSREKSRRHKSALQSVTNWCVSVFRRVASSSAAALTLLSGSALLKASSNVNANGGHAGYCGTMNVNELVTQTEHQTLSGPLCDDCKGKQTLKTSVVSTHSSRAQQLLGALWFLVIFTGSSLLRAGQRLLSAGWLITRKILSVMYLAAVSPGKVASGAFWWLGTAWYQLVMLMSLLNVFILTRCLPILRKLLLILLPFLLLFALWYWGLSGLWAILPAANTTVWRTDSTLDSTTTAHTPIDTASEGHPGITPPYQHYEGKTEVSAAHLERLERLEKSLSQLWEQVAATGSKQEERHGEVLSLYSVLKDELDKNTDRDSLSLWINNLMEQRVGLLRTEMEKETQQTQQNQNEFKEENRAQELRLAKVEELIRNVALKTEELQRTQEVKAPAIVSGETDEASYLALLAEVRRLEEALGGIKTDLQGVMGCKGRCEHLDSLHDTVSEQVRQELRSLLYGRDQEAGTELPESLLQWLSTRFVSSSDLQASLAALERSILGNVSLQVEQTQQKPCAETVTKAVLKTTGDAGLSETQVQLIVQNALKLYSQDRIGLVDYALESGGGSVLSTRCSETYETKTALMSLFGLPLWYFSQSPRAVIQPDVHPGNCWAFRGSHGYLVIRLSMKIVPTAFSVEHIPKTLSPTGNISSAPRNFTVYGLEDEQQEEGQILGRYVYQEDGEPLQTYHVTDNTKAYQIIELRVLSNWGHPEYTCLYRFRVHGEPAQQ comes from the exons CTCCAGCTACTCCACAACAGCGCTGGATTACGAGAGGGAGCATCGACTGGCTCCCGTGTTTGACTCACCCAGGATGTCACGCCGCAGCCTTCGGCTGCACGCAGGCAGCACTCACTACCGTGATGACAGCTTACTGGACTCTTCACACAACCACAGCATCTCCTACAGTTCTGGAGGTTCTGTTCATCAGGAGAGCAA gACCTTAAAGAGCAGGAGGTCTCATCGCTCCTCAGCCGGTTCAGGCTCGCTGCTTCAGACTCCAGTAAAGAGTCAGTCTACCTCTGTGCTGCAGGCTCACAACAGCAGCCTGCGCAGCTGCACTGCCAGCGATGCCTCACTCCTGTCGTCCCTGCTTGACGAGTCGTGCATACAGGAGCGCACTCTCGTTGACAGCTTCTGGG gATTGGATGAGGATGGAGATCTCAAAG ATCAGACTGTCCACGTGGAGCGCAGCTTCACTTCGGTGAACAACGGTGATATGAACACTTCTTCTCAGTCTCAGAAAACCACTATGAACAGCACTTACATCTGCAAGGACTGCGCCTCCACCCGCACTGACGGTCGAGACACTTTGCTGGCCTACTCTTCCTCCAAACCCTGCATATCCACCTCCTGCTCCTACTTCTCCTCGTCTGCTCAGCATCTTGCCACTGAGGATGGAGCCTCCTCTCCCTACACTACAGTATACAGCAGAGAGAAGAGCCGCCGACACAAATCCG CCCTGCAGTCAGTGACCaactggtgtgtgagtgtgttcaggAGAGTGGCCAGTTCCTCTGCAGCAGCCCTCACACTGCTGTCTGGGTCTGCTCTGCTGAAAGCTTCCAGCAATGTCAATGCTAATGGAG GTCACGCTGGTTATTGTGGGACCATGAATGTAAATGAACTGGTGACTCAGACGGAACACCAAACTCTCAGTGGCCCCCTGT GTGACGACTGTAAAGGGAAGCAGACTCTGAAGACGAGTGTGGTCAGCACACATTCATCCAGGGCTCAGCAGCTCTTAGGGGCTCTGTGGTTCCTTGTAATTTTCACAG GCAGCAGTCTGCTGAGGGCGGGGCAGAGGCTTCTTTCAGCAGGCTGGCTTATCACACGGAAGATTCTGTCTGTCATGTATTTGGCTGCCGTGTCTCCAG GCAAGGTAGCTTCAGGAGCATTCTGGTGGCTGGGAACAGCATGGTACCAGCTTGTGATGCTCATGTCTCTGCTGAACGTCTTTATTTTGACAAG GTGCCTACCCATATTGCGTAAGCTTCTTCTGATACTTCTTCCTTTTCTGCTGCTGTTTG CTCTTTGGTACTGGGGTCTGTCTGGTCTCTGGGCCATTTTGCCTGCAGCTAACACGACTGTGTGGAGGACTGACTCTACGCTTGACTCCACCACAACAGCGCACACACCTATCGATACAGCTAGTGAAGGTCATCCTGGCATCACTCCACCATATCAACACTATGAG GGTAAGACTGAAGTATCTGCAGCACACTTGGAGAGGCTGGAACGATTAGAGAAGAGCCTGTCACAACTGTGGGAGCAGGTAGCAGCAACGGGCAGCAAGCAGGAGGAGCGCCACGGAGAGGTACTCAGTCTCTACAGTGTTCTGAAAGACGAGCTAGACAAGAACACAGACAGAGACAGCCTGAGCCTGTGGATAAACAATCTAATGGAGCAAAGAGTCGGCCTGCTGAGgacagaaatggagaaggagacACAGCAGACGCAGCAG AATCAAAACGAGTTCAAAGAAGAGAATCGGGCTCAGGAGTTACGGCTTGCCAAAGTTGAAGAGCTTATTAGGAACGTGGCGCTCAAAACAGAG GAGTTACAGAGAACACAAGAGGTCAAAGCTCCAGCCATTGTCAG TGGGGAAACGGATGAGGCGTCCTATTTGGCTCTGTTGGCGGAGGTGCGCCGGCTGGAAGAGGCCCTGGGAGGAATCAAGACTGACCTTCAGGGAGTGATGGGCTGTAAGGGCAGATGTGAACATCTGGACTCTTTACATGACACA GTGTCTGAGCAGGTTAGACAGGAGCTGCGGTCTCTGCTGTACGGCCGAGACCAGGAAGCAGGAACTGAGCTGCCGGAGTCTTTGCTGCAGTGGCTGTCGACTCGATTTGTGAGCAGCTCAGACCTGCAGGCATCACTCGCTGCCCTGGAGAGGAGCATTCTGGGTAACGTGTCTCTGCAGGTGGAGCAGACGCAGCAGAAGCCCTGTGCAGAAACTGTCACTAAGGCTGTGCTAAAAACCACTGGCGATGCAGGCTTATCAGAAACG CAAGTGCAGCTGATTGTGCAGAATGCTCTGAAGCTCTATTCACAGGATCGCATTGGACTTGTGGATTATGCTCTGGAGTCTGGAG GTGGCAGTGTACTGAGTACGCGTTGTTCAGAGACCTACGAGACCAAAACTGCACTGATGAGTCTGTTTGGCCTGCCGCTGTGGTACTTCTCTCAGTCTCCTCGTGCTGTCATACAG CCGGATGTACATCCTGGTAACTGCTGGGCATTTAGAGGTTCTCATGGATATCTTGTGATCCGTCTCTCCATGAAGATCGTGCCCACAGCCTTTTCTGTGGAGCACATCCCCAAAACCCTCTCACCGACCGGCAACATCAGCAGTGCTCCACGGAACTTCACTGTCTAT